One Erythrobacter aureus DNA segment encodes these proteins:
- a CDS encoding YegP family protein — MSHHFEIYKDKAGEFRVRFKYNAEVMFSTEGYSSKASAQNAIDSIKKNGPGAEVVDNS, encoded by the coding sequence ATGAGCCACCATTTCGAAATCTACAAGGACAAGGCGGGAGAATTCCGCGTGCGCTTCAAATATAACGCCGAAGTGATGTTCTCGACCGAAGGATATTCGTCGAAGGCGAGTGCACAGAACGCCATCGATTCGATCAAGAAGAATGGCCCGGGGGCCGAAGTCGTCGACAACAGCTAG
- the rnhA gene encoding ribonuclease HI: MKKVEIFTDGACKGNPGPGGWGALLRMGPHEKEISGGEAETTNNRMEMTAAIKALGALIEPCQVDLYTDSKYLIDGITKWVHGWKKRGWVNASRKPVRNAELWHDLIELTERHNVEWHWVKGHSGHEENDRVDRLASNEADHIARQG; the protein is encoded by the coding sequence ATGAAAAAGGTCGAAATTTTTACCGATGGCGCCTGCAAGGGAAATCCCGGTCCGGGTGGCTGGGGCGCGCTGCTGCGAATGGGACCGCATGAGAAGGAAATCAGCGGCGGCGAAGCCGAAACCACCAACAATCGGATGGAGATGACCGCTGCCATCAAGGCCTTGGGCGCATTAATCGAGCCCTGCCAAGTCGATCTCTACACCGATAGCAAATATCTGATCGACGGGATCACCAAGTGGGTCCACGGGTGGAAGAAACGCGGTTGGGTGAATGCCAGCCGCAAACCGGTCCGCAATGCGGAACTGTGGCACGACCTGATCGAATTGACCGAACGGCACAATGTCGAATGGCACTGGGTCAAAGGCCATTCAGGCCATGAAGAAAACGACCGCGTGGACCGCCTCGCCAGCAACGAGGCAGACCATATCGCGCGCCAGGGCTAG